In a single window of the Desulfofundulus luciae genome:
- a CDS encoding HD domain-containing protein: protein MGRIIGDSFYRYCLEQNAAREVDRPFCRHDFQHMLDVARISYILIVEGNLLSEFICQNRLDNHQAAKEVVYAAGLLHDIARWQQYNTGEDHALAGARLARPVLERAGFLPHEIEVITRAIAAHRRGEPRGGLLGRLLCRADDLARPCALCAARNECYKADSMDTLRETLVY from the coding sequence GTGGGGCGAATTATTGGGGATAGTTTTTACCGGTACTGCCTTGAGCAGAACGCGGCCCGGGAAGTGGACAGGCCTTTTTGTCGCCACGATTTTCAGCATATGCTGGATGTGGCCCGGATAAGCTATATTTTAATAGTGGAAGGCAACCTGCTTTCTGAATTTATTTGCCAAAATCGTCTGGATAACCACCAGGCGGCCAAAGAGGTAGTTTATGCTGCCGGCTTGTTGCACGACATCGCCCGCTGGCAGCAGTATAACACCGGGGAAGACCATGCCCTTGCGGGGGCCCGCCTGGCCCGGCCGGTGCTGGAGCGGGCAGGATTTCTGCCCCACGAAATTGAGGTAATTACCCGGGCTATTGCCGCCCACCGCCGGGGAGAACCCCGGGGAGGGTTGCTGGGGCGCCTCTTGTGCCGGGCCGATGACCTGGCTCGCCCCTGTGCTCTTTGTGCCGCCCGTAATGAATGCTACAAGGCTGATAGTATGGACACCCTGCGGGAGACGCTGGTTTATTGA